One Cohnella candidum genomic region harbors:
- the flgB gene encoding flagellar basal body rod protein FlgB: MDLLSGASFQRLEGAIHAASMRQQVLANNIANVDTPNFKRSDVVFEEMLSKAMGAGGQSTLSLKTTDARHLSNGGTSSNPAPTVVTDKNSVYNNNRNNVDIDKEMSLVAENQLRYNLFIQQVNHDVKMMRTGIDGRA, from the coding sequence ATGGATCTCTTGAGCGGTGCTTCGTTTCAGCGTCTGGAAGGCGCGATCCATGCCGCATCCATGCGACAGCAAGTTTTAGCCAACAACATCGCCAACGTGGATACCCCGAATTTTAAAAGATCCGACGTCGTTTTCGAAGAGATGCTCTCCAAAGCCATGGGGGCCGGCGGACAGTCGACTTTGTCTCTCAAAACGACGGACGCCCGTCACCTCTCGAACGGAGGGACTTCTTCCAATCCGGCGCCGACGGTCGTCACCGATAAGAACAGCGTATACAACAATAACCGCAACAACGTGGACATCGACAAAGAGATGTCGCTCGTCGCGGAGAATCAATTAAGATATAACCTATTTATCCAGCAAGTGAATCACGACGTGAAAATGATGCGGACAGGCATCGACGGGAGGGCGTAA
- the flgC gene encoding flagellar basal body rod protein FlgC yields MRLSGFDISASALTTQRLRMDVISANIANAETTRAEYVNGKFVPYRRKEVVVAPVQTKFGSLLDEKLNAAGAQGVQVTAIKEDSTPFKQVYNPTHPDADANGMVSMPNVDVLKEMVDMISATRSYEANVTALNASKAMFTKSLEIGR; encoded by the coding sequence ATGAGGCTTTCGGGATTCGATATCAGCGCTTCGGCTTTGACCACCCAACGGCTTCGCATGGACGTCATTTCGGCCAACATCGCGAACGCCGAGACGACCCGGGCCGAATACGTCAACGGGAAATTCGTCCCTTACCGCCGCAAGGAAGTCGTCGTCGCTCCAGTCCAAACCAAATTCGGCAGCCTGCTCGACGAGAAATTGAATGCCGCGGGGGCGCAGGGCGTGCAAGTCACGGCGATCAAAGAAGATTCCACGCCGTTCAAGCAAGTCTACAACCCGACCCATCCGGACGCCGACGCGAACGGCATGGTCAGCATGCCGAACGTGGACGTTCTGAAGGAAATGGTCGACATGATCTCGGCCACGCGTTCGTACGAAGCGAACGTTACGGCTCTGAACGCGAGCAAGGCTATGTTCACCAAGTCACTCGAAATCGGACGTTAA
- the fliE gene encoding flagellar hook-basal body complex protein FliE, producing the protein MIQNMLLTPITPITSAALQQTTAAKATPAEATDSFASFLKTALDGVAAQEQNVHKVTDQFIVGQADINDVMIASSKAELSLSLTSQVRNKVIEAYQEIMRTQM; encoded by the coding sequence ATGATTCAAAATATGCTTTTAACTCCGATTACGCCGATTACTTCGGCAGCCTTGCAGCAGACGACGGCCGCCAAGGCAACGCCCGCCGAAGCGACCGACAGCTTCGCGTCTTTCCTCAAAACCGCGCTCGACGGGGTGGCCGCCCAGGAGCAGAACGTACATAAGGTCACCGACCAATTCATCGTCGGGCAAGCCGACATCAACGACGTCATGATCGCTTCCTCCAAAGCCGAACTGAGTCTGTCCCTAACCTCGCAAGTTCGCAACAAAGTCATCGAGGCTTACCAGGAAATCATGCGGACGCAGATGTAA
- the fliF gene encoding flagellar basal-body MS-ring/collar protein FliF — MNERWAQVRERLMSFWNQYSKTQKWVLASTAVFLLLAVILLTSWLTRTQYEVAFQNLDSTDAAAIMQYLDGQGISYKLSADGSSISVPSASAARARVDVGSQGLLVNGSIGFKELSESSSSIGTTQEEFQVKLRNALNGEVQQLLQSKQGVQRAKVLINLPQETVFASDEDKEKASASVVLTFKPGFRPKQEEVDSYFNLVKTAVPNLSMDGITIASTTAGELEPSDKVGGSSSSSGAVQSQFELTHQFENEVKKNIQQFLIPMVGMDNMVISVVSTLNFDKKSTEANTVVPLPNNDNNGIVISKESTTESSTGTDGSAGGVAGTGQTDVTNFPGGSSSSTSTSESTHDIVNYEPSRVKDLIESAPYKVKDVSINVGIDSTQMTPEKTAAIQQMLVGSVRTLLAESGQTLNDQDLAKRVSVISQTFNANAAQSSGLTVSAYWLAGLGVLAAALLGGGGYYVYRRRKAAREAAELAAAEVPRVELPTIDIDNVSNESQVRKQLENLAKRKPEEFVNLLRTWLVDE; from the coding sequence GTGAACGAGAGATGGGCACAGGTTCGCGAGAGGCTGATGAGCTTCTGGAACCAGTACAGCAAGACGCAGAAATGGGTGCTCGCCTCGACGGCCGTTTTTTTGCTGCTTGCCGTCATTCTATTGACTTCATGGCTGACCCGCACGCAATACGAGGTCGCCTTTCAAAATTTGGACAGCACGGATGCCGCCGCCATCATGCAGTATTTGGACGGTCAAGGGATTTCGTATAAGCTGAGCGCCGACGGATCGAGCATTTCGGTGCCGAGCGCGTCTGCCGCTCGAGCGAGGGTGGACGTAGGGTCCCAGGGGCTGTTGGTGAACGGTTCGATCGGGTTCAAGGAATTGAGTGAGTCGAGCTCGTCCATCGGGACGACCCAGGAAGAATTCCAGGTCAAGCTGCGCAATGCGCTGAACGGGGAAGTGCAGCAATTGCTGCAAAGCAAGCAGGGCGTTCAGCGGGCTAAGGTCCTGATCAATCTGCCTCAGGAGACGGTTTTCGCGAGCGACGAAGACAAAGAGAAGGCAAGCGCTTCCGTCGTCCTGACGTTCAAACCCGGCTTCCGACCGAAGCAGGAGGAAGTCGACAGTTACTTCAATCTCGTGAAAACGGCCGTACCGAACCTCAGCATGGACGGCATCACGATCGCGAGTACGACGGCGGGCGAACTGGAGCCTTCGGACAAGGTCGGCGGTTCCTCTTCTTCCTCCGGCGCCGTGCAATCCCAGTTCGAATTGACGCACCAATTCGAGAACGAAGTGAAAAAGAACATCCAGCAGTTCCTGATTCCGATGGTCGGCATGGATAATATGGTCATCAGCGTCGTGTCGACGTTGAACTTCGACAAGAAGTCGACCGAAGCCAATACGGTCGTGCCGCTTCCGAACAACGACAACAACGGGATCGTCATCAGCAAGGAATCGACGACCGAATCCTCCACCGGCACAGACGGTTCGGCGGGCGGAGTCGCGGGAACGGGACAAACCGACGTCACCAACTTCCCGGGCGGTTCGTCCTCCTCTACCAGTACATCGGAATCCACGCACGATATTGTGAATTACGAACCGAGCCGCGTGAAGGATCTCATCGAGTCGGCTCCTTACAAAGTAAAGGACGTTTCGATCAACGTCGGGATCGATTCCACGCAGATGACGCCGGAAAAGACCGCGGCGATCCAGCAGATGCTGGTCGGCAGCGTACGTACGCTGCTCGCGGAATCGGGCCAGACTTTGAACGACCAAGATTTGGCCAAACGTGTGTCCGTCATCTCGCAGACGTTTAACGCGAATGCGGCGCAATCGTCCGGTTTAACGGTTTCGGCTTACTGGCTGGCGGGTCTCGGCGTGCTGGCAGCCGCGCTGCTCGGCGGAGGCGGTTACTACGTTTACCGCCGCCGGAAAGCGGCACGGGAAGCAGCCGAGCTGGCCGCCGCGGAAGTGCCGCGCGTGGAGCTGCCGACGATCGATATCGACAACGTTTCGAACGAGAGCCAGGTTCGCAAGCAGCTTGAAAATCTGGCTAAGAGAAAACCGGAGGAGTTCGTCAACTTGCTCCGGACTTGGCTGGTGGATGAATAG
- the fliG gene encoding flagellar motor switch protein FliG, with product MAKSGIQLSGRQKAAILLITLGPEVSANVFKQLRDEEIEQLTLEIANVRKVDSVEKENILSEFHQICIAQEYISQGGITYAKEILEKALGSGRASDILNRLTATLQVRPFDFARKAEPQQILNFIQNENSQTIALVLSYLQPEQSSAVLSSLPQDKQADVARRIALMDSTSPEVIAQVERVLEQKLSATVTQDYTNAGGIEAIVQILNGVDRGTERTILDSLEIQDPELAEEIKKRMFVFEDIVNLDNRSIQRIIRDIENADLQLALKVASDEVREAIFRNMSKRMADTFKEEMEYMGPVRLRDVEEAQTRIVGTIRRLEESGEIIIARGGGDDIIV from the coding sequence ATGGCGAAATCAGGAATCCAACTTTCCGGCCGGCAGAAAGCGGCCATCCTGCTCATCACGCTGGGACCGGAAGTTTCCGCCAACGTCTTCAAGCAACTGCGGGACGAGGAGATCGAGCAGCTCACGCTTGAGATCGCCAACGTTCGCAAGGTGGACAGCGTAGAAAAGGAAAACATCCTGTCCGAGTTCCATCAAATTTGCATCGCGCAGGAATATATCTCCCAGGGCGGGATTACATACGCCAAAGAAATTTTGGAAAAGGCGCTCGGTTCGGGCAGGGCTTCGGATATCCTGAACCGGCTGACCGCGACGCTGCAGGTAAGGCCGTTCGACTTCGCCCGCAAAGCGGAACCGCAGCAAATCCTGAACTTCATCCAGAACGAGAACTCCCAGACGATCGCGCTCGTGCTTTCCTACTTGCAGCCGGAGCAATCGTCGGCGGTGCTCTCCTCGCTTCCGCAAGACAAGCAGGCGGACGTCGCCCGCCGGATCGCGCTGATGGACAGCACTTCGCCGGAAGTCATCGCGCAGGTTGAACGGGTGCTCGAACAGAAGCTGTCGGCGACGGTCACGCAGGATTACACGAACGCGGGCGGCATCGAAGCGATCGTGCAGATCCTGAACGGGGTCGACCGCGGAACGGAGAGGACGATTCTCGATTCCCTCGAAATCCAGGATCCCGAGCTGGCGGAAGAGATCAAGAAGCGGATGTTCGTCTTCGAGGACATCGTCAACCTCGACAACCGTTCGATCCAGCGGATCATTCGCGACATCGAGAACGCCGACCTGCAGCTGGCGCTCAAGGTGGCCAGCGACGAAGTGCGGGAGGCGATCTTCCGCAACATGTCCAAACGCATGGCCGATACGTTCAAGGAAGAAATGGAATACATGGGTCCCGTTCGCTTGCGGGACGTCGAAGAAGCGCAAACCCGCATCGTAGGCACGATCCGCAGATTGGAAGAGTCGGGAGAGATCATCATCGCTCGCGGCGGAGGAGACGATATCATTGTCTAA
- a CDS encoding FliH/SctL family protein has product MSNLIKSGRVVSVDDLKQLELIRHFIPKTQNTSGSDAEFEGNGGPDVETQSLKERILEDAEKTAQEMLNRAREEAAEIRAAAEREVESWWESRRDEDDSVTEQARQDGYREGYAAGAEQAARDLMNEWDARLNEARQVVEQAYVTKERVIAEAETFVVDLSCAIAGKLVSAHLAEAPEKVIRLFGQALARRKEQGVITLCVAPSQFDFVQAAKDELTLSLDSQAELQIVPDLTVEEGGCIVRSSFGSIDARVDTQLAAIRAELLRVAAHAAEEGISDGAS; this is encoded by the coding sequence TTGTCTAATCTGATCAAATCCGGACGGGTCGTGTCTGTGGACGACCTCAAGCAGCTGGAACTGATCCGCCATTTCATCCCCAAAACCCAAAATACTTCAGGTTCCGACGCGGAATTCGAAGGAAATGGGGGGCCCGATGTCGAAACTCAATCTTTGAAAGAACGCATTCTGGAAGACGCCGAAAAAACGGCCCAAGAGATGCTGAACCGGGCCCGCGAGGAAGCCGCCGAAATCCGGGCGGCTGCCGAGCGGGAAGTCGAATCCTGGTGGGAGTCCCGCCGGGATGAGGACGACTCCGTGACGGAACAAGCGCGCCAAGACGGTTACCGGGAAGGTTATGCCGCCGGAGCCGAACAGGCGGCGCGCGACCTGATGAACGAATGGGATGCCCGGTTGAACGAAGCCCGTCAAGTGGTCGAGCAAGCTTACGTGACGAAAGAACGAGTGATCGCGGAAGCCGAAACGTTCGTCGTCGATCTGAGTTGCGCGATCGCCGGAAAACTCGTCTCGGCCCACCTGGCCGAAGCGCCGGAGAAGGTCATCCGGTTGTTCGGCCAAGCGCTCGCGCGGCGGAAAGAGCAGGGAGTCATCACGTTATGCGTGGCTCCGTCCCAGTTCGATTTCGTCCAGGCGGCGAAGGACGAACTGACGTTATCTCTCGATTCGCAGGCTGAACTTCAGATCGTACCGGACTTGACCGTGGAGGAAGGCGGCTGCATCGTCCGTTCTTCCTTCGGAAGCATCGACGCGAGAGTGGACACGCAGCTCGCCGCGATCCGCGCGGAATTGCTGAGAGTAGCGGCGCACGCCGCGGAAGAGGGGATCTCCGATGGCGCTTCTTGA
- the fliI gene encoding flagellar protein export ATPase FliI encodes MALLDVSRYEEALANLDPVRVNGKVTQVIGLTVESEGPDASVGEVCAIHPMKGGTPILAEVVGFRDNRLLLMPLGELHAIGPGCDVVATGRPLTVQVGSELLGKVLDGLGQPLDGSKLPARMPHYSTHRKPGNPLDRPRVTEPLGTGVRAIDGLLTVGQGQRVGIFAGSGVGKSTLLGMVARNTAADVNVIALIGERGREVLEFVEKDLGPEGLARSVVIVATSDQPALIRIKGALIATTIAEYFRDRGLNVMLMMDSVTRYAMALREVGLAIGEPPATRGYTPSVFAALPKLLERAGTGPTGSITAFYTVLVDGDDMNEPIADAVRGILDGHIVLHRNLANKGHFPAIDILASISRVMNNIVGEEQRNASEQLKRLLSIYRDSEDLINIGAYQRGSNPEIDKSIQFIDLINAYTRQRTDEKLSLDEATERLIIDFYRR; translated from the coding sequence ATGGCGCTTCTTGACGTGTCCCGCTACGAAGAAGCGCTCGCGAACCTGGATCCGGTCCGCGTGAACGGCAAGGTGACGCAAGTCATCGGGCTCACCGTCGAATCCGAAGGGCCTGACGCGAGCGTCGGCGAAGTTTGCGCCATCCACCCGATGAAAGGCGGAACGCCGATTTTGGCCGAGGTCGTCGGGTTCCGCGACAATCGCCTGCTGCTCATGCCCTTGGGAGAGCTGCACGCCATCGGCCCCGGCTGCGACGTCGTCGCGACGGGACGGCCGCTCACGGTCCAGGTCGGATCGGAGCTGCTGGGCAAAGTGCTGGACGGACTCGGCCAGCCGCTCGACGGCTCCAAGCTGCCCGCCCGTATGCCGCATTACTCGACGCACCGGAAGCCCGGGAACCCGCTGGATCGCCCGCGCGTCACCGAGCCGCTGGGCACCGGGGTTCGCGCCATCGACGGTCTCCTGACCGTGGGGCAGGGGCAGCGGGTCGGCATTTTCGCCGGCTCCGGCGTCGGCAAGAGCACGCTCCTCGGCATGGTTGCCCGCAACACCGCGGCGGACGTGAACGTCATCGCGCTGATCGGGGAACGCGGCCGGGAAGTGCTCGAATTCGTCGAGAAAGATCTCGGACCTGAAGGCTTGGCGCGATCGGTCGTGATCGTCGCCACTTCGGACCAGCCCGCGCTGATCCGCATCAAGGGCGCTCTGATCGCCACGACGATCGCGGAATATTTCCGGGACAGAGGCCTGAACGTGATGTTGATGATGGACTCCGTCACGCGTTACGCGATGGCTCTCCGGGAAGTCGGGCTGGCGATCGGAGAGCCGCCGGCGACCCGGGGTTACACGCCTTCGGTGTTCGCCGCGCTGCCCAAGCTTCTCGAACGGGCGGGCACGGGGCCGACCGGCTCCATCACCGCGTTTTATACGGTACTGGTGGACGGGGACGACATGAACGAACCGATCGCCGACGCGGTGCGCGGCATCCTGGACGGCCATATCGTGCTCCACCGGAATCTTGCGAATAAGGGCCATTTCCCCGCCATCGACATTCTGGCCAGCATCAGCCGCGTCATGAACAACATCGTCGGGGAAGAACAGCGGAACGCATCCGAACAGTTGAAGAGATTGCTCTCCATCTATAGAGATTCGGAAGACTTGATCAATATCGGGGCGTACCAGAGAGGCTCCAACCCGGAAATCGATAAATCCATCCAGTTCATCGATTTGATCAATGCCTACACGCGCCAGAGAACCGACGAGAAATTGTCTCTCGACGAGGCGACGGAACGGCTGATTATCGATTTTTACAGGAGATGA
- the fliJ gene encoding flagellar export protein FliJ, producing the protein MRFHYPLQKIVDLKGSEKSMAEWEYAASIGRLREEEERLRELLAERAELEELLSNAAVSGVMLAELASLQHYLDVLEGRIRGRMRGVEAAEAGVRLQRSKLAERSVEEKVWLNARDKAYQLYRNDWLTKQQNELDEMAIVRAASARG; encoded by the coding sequence ATGCGGTTTCATTATCCTTTGCAGAAAATCGTGGACCTGAAGGGCAGCGAAAAGTCGATGGCGGAATGGGAATATGCCGCGTCTATCGGCCGGTTGAGAGAGGAAGAGGAGCGGCTCCGCGAGCTGCTTGCCGAACGGGCCGAGCTGGAAGAGCTTCTGTCGAACGCCGCCGTCTCCGGCGTCATGCTGGCGGAACTGGCTTCCCTGCAGCATTATCTCGACGTGCTGGAAGGCAGGATCCGCGGCCGGATGAGAGGCGTGGAAGCCGCTGAAGCCGGAGTCAGGCTGCAAAGAAGCAAGCTGGCCGAGAGATCGGTGGAAGAGAAGGTTTGGCTGAACGCACGCGACAAAGCCTATCAGCTCTATCGGAACGACTGGTTGACAAAACAGCAGAACGAGCTTGACGAGATGGCGATCGTCCGCGCCGCGTCCGCTCGGGGCTGA
- a CDS encoding MgtE protein → MADANTEKSNYSGFERFLFFLTPILFTAVLLGMLLLLFNTEWRNKALEIGNKVPVLKAVLPDPASSAPPTGTDADITVNNAKQKVDELQALLADREASLKKATQETTDQKKEIESLKAQVEQLTQDKQQQTLSDDEYAARIKSLAGVYAKMTPSKAAPILESMTVEETSLILGAMADTERTRVLEKMTPQKAADVSIRLKDSVTAKDQQIAALQSRVKELETATGAGASTLDVSELKKTFSSMKAADAATLLLTMSSTSQSKALLILGSMDDSARSQVLAAMANQDSKKTASLVSKLMPANP, encoded by the coding sequence GTGGCCGACGCCAATACGGAAAAAAGCAACTACAGCGGCTTCGAGCGTTTTCTCTTTTTTCTGACGCCGATTCTCTTCACGGCAGTGCTGCTGGGCATGCTGCTGCTCCTGTTCAATACGGAGTGGAGAAACAAGGCGCTGGAGATCGGAAACAAAGTCCCCGTGCTGAAAGCGGTGCTTCCGGATCCTGCATCCTCGGCGCCGCCGACCGGCACGGACGCGGACATCACCGTCAACAACGCGAAACAGAAAGTGGATGAGCTGCAAGCGCTGCTGGCCGACCGGGAAGCCTCCTTGAAGAAAGCGACGCAGGAGACGACCGACCAGAAGAAAGAGATCGAGAGCCTGAAAGCCCAAGTCGAGCAGCTGACCCAAGACAAACAGCAGCAGACGTTGTCGGACGACGAATACGCGGCGCGAATCAAATCGCTCGCCGGCGTGTACGCCAAGATGACGCCGAGCAAAGCCGCGCCGATCCTGGAAAGCATGACGGTCGAAGAAACGTCGTTGATTCTCGGCGCGATGGCGGATACCGAACGGACCCGCGTGCTGGAGAAAATGACGCCGCAGAAAGCCGCCGACGTTTCGATCCGGTTGAAGGACTCCGTCACCGCGAAAGATCAGCAGATCGCGGCGCTGCAGTCACGGGTCAAGGAACTCGAAACGGCGACGGGGGCAGGCGCTTCCACGCTGGACGTTTCCGAGCTGAAGAAGACGTTCTCCTCGATGAAAGCGGCCGACGCCGCGACGCTGCTGCTGACCATGTCGAGCACGAGCCAGTCCAAAGCGCTGCTCATTCTCGGCTCCATGGACGACAGCGCCCGTTCGCAGGTGCTGGCGGCGATGGCGAACCAGGACAGCAAGAAAACGGCTTCTCTCGTCAGCAAGCTGATGCCTGCGAACCCCTAA
- a CDS encoding flagellar hook-length control protein FliK gives MNALGIVSAVNTASPTSASASGTGKTGSSGGFAGALVQAIGGTASTGTASAGNGITAGLAGLLGLFSAPSEDSSSAGLLELLAGLTKALDAQDPNAKLPDELQDQLAALLVMLQNLLNPSASEMPDNPQDALAVLTSSIDGTDALQSQSNAQLGWIAALKQTAQNLTDRLAADSTLDAQAPQVKESLQQAVNALQQLQGDKTASKTAGVVEARTSAVDTASGAASTANAAADQQSGNAPAEVQAEVRKAAVPFRNPAWQYATASSKETNPQTEGQIPATAVENTDASSQNSVPVWTLLKSADNLTAAASTANASVPAQVPVQQFAEQMGKFLVKQFVLTQGHGTAEAKISLHPEHLGQVDIKIMIQNGLLTAQFTAENGAARDLLENQMAQLRSALQGQGLQVDRMEVVQQSAGAESAAFFQQFQGRSGSNSQGGQSRDRGAKGVYEDPAAFEAELDRTSFLREIGYGSSLNVTA, from the coding sequence ATGAACGCACTCGGAATCGTATCCGCGGTAAATACCGCATCGCCAACCTCAGCTTCGGCTTCGGGAACCGGGAAAACCGGGTCGTCCGGCGGTTTCGCGGGCGCGCTTGTCCAAGCCATCGGCGGAACGGCGAGCACGGGAACGGCTTCGGCAGGCAACGGAATCACGGCAGGCCTTGCAGGATTGCTCGGACTTTTCTCCGCCCCATCGGAAGACTCTTCTTCCGCAGGACTGCTCGAATTGCTCGCGGGATTGACGAAGGCATTGGACGCGCAGGATCCGAACGCGAAGCTTCCGGATGAGCTGCAAGACCAGCTCGCCGCGCTGCTTGTCATGCTTCAGAACCTGCTGAATCCGTCAGCATCCGAAATGCCGGATAATCCGCAAGATGCTTTGGCCGTTCTGACTTCGTCGATCGACGGGACCGACGCGCTGCAATCGCAATCGAACGCACAGCTCGGATGGATCGCGGCATTGAAGCAAACCGCTCAGAATTTGACGGACCGATTGGCAGCCGACTCCACGCTGGACGCCCAGGCGCCGCAAGTGAAAGAATCGCTGCAACAAGCGGTAAACGCGCTGCAGCAGCTCCAAGGCGACAAGACCGCGTCGAAGACGGCTGGCGTCGTCGAAGCGAGAACTTCGGCGGTCGACACCGCATCCGGTGCCGCGTCGACAGCGAACGCAGCGGCTGACCAGCAAAGCGGCAACGCTCCGGCGGAGGTTCAAGCCGAAGTCCGCAAAGCGGCCGTTCCTTTCCGGAATCCGGCATGGCAGTATGCGACGGCATCCTCCAAAGAAACGAACCCGCAAACGGAAGGGCAAATTCCGGCAACGGCGGTCGAAAACACGGACGCCTCGAGCCAGAACTCCGTACCGGTCTGGACTCTGCTGAAGTCGGCCGACAACTTGACGGCCGCGGCATCAACCGCGAACGCGTCGGTTCCCGCGCAAGTGCCGGTCCAGCAATTCGCCGAGCAGATGGGCAAATTCCTGGTCAAACAATTCGTCCTGACGCAAGGGCACGGGACGGCGGAGGCCAAAATCTCGCTGCATCCGGAGCATTTGGGGCAAGTGGACATCAAGATCATGATCCAGAACGGCCTGCTTACCGCGCAATTCACGGCGGAGAACGGAGCGGCCCGCGACCTGCTTGAGAATCAGATGGCTCAGCTTCGCTCCGCGCTTCAAGGACAAGGCTTGCAAGTCGACCGAATGGAAGTCGTCCAGCAATCGGCAGGAGCCGAATCCGCGGCCTTCTTCCAGCAGTTCCAGGGACGTTCGGGCTCGAATTCCCAGGGCGGCCAGTCCAGGGATCGCGGCGCCAAGGGCGTCTACGAAGACCCGGCGGCATTCGAAGCGGAACTCGACAGGACTTCGTTCCTTCGCGAGATCGGCTACGGCAGCTCGCTTAACGTAACCGCATAA
- a CDS encoding flagellar hook capping FlgD N-terminal domain-containing protein gives MADITGTTNIWPYYSAQNVQTAARKPVKELGKDQFLQILVTQLKNQDPMQPLEDKDFIAQMAQFSSLEQTMNMANSLAALRQSAGMSADLIGKTVGWQETTETGVVDRTGVVDAIIRRDNVQYVKIGTSEVKIDDLLSISATPANETSTASSSTGGTGNE, from the coding sequence GTGGCGGACATTACCGGAACGACGAACATTTGGCCGTACTATTCGGCGCAAAACGTTCAGACGGCCGCTCGCAAACCGGTGAAAGAGCTCGGCAAGGACCAGTTTTTGCAAATCCTCGTCACCCAGCTCAAAAACCAGGATCCGATGCAGCCTTTGGAGGATAAGGATTTCATCGCCCAGATGGCGCAATTCTCCTCCTTGGAACAGACGATGAACATGGCCAACAGCTTGGCCGCGCTTCGCCAATCGGCGGGCATGTCGGCCGATCTGATCGGCAAAACGGTCGGCTGGCAAGAAACGACCGAAACCGGGGTCGTCGATCGTACGGGCGTTGTCGATGCCATCATTCGGCGCGACAATGTGCAATACGTGAAAATCGGAACCTCGGAAGTGAAAATCGACGATTTGCTGTCCATTTCGGCGACGCCTGCGAACGAAACGTCAACGGCTTCGTCCAGCACGGGAGGGACCGGCAATGAGTGA
- a CDS encoding TIGR02530 family flagellar biosynthesis protein: MSERMTVGQLAATRAASLQGTRATAKSAGTPNGGISFRELLNRQELKFSHHAEQRLQQRGIVLNTDQLDKIAGAVDQAAAKGAKDSLVLYRDIAMIVNVPNRTVVTALDGTSMKEHVFTQIDSAVVVS, encoded by the coding sequence ATGAGTGAACGCATGACCGTCGGGCAATTGGCGGCTACGCGCGCGGCATCTCTCCAGGGGACGCGGGCAACGGCTAAATCGGCAGGAACGCCGAACGGCGGGATTTCCTTCCGCGAACTGTTGAACCGCCAAGAACTGAAATTCAGCCATCACGCGGAGCAGCGGCTGCAGCAGAGAGGCATCGTGCTCAACACCGACCAGTTGGACAAGATCGCCGGCGCCGTAGACCAAGCGGCCGCCAAAGGAGCGAAAGACTCGCTCGTCCTGTACCGGGACATCGCGATGATCGTCAACGTGCCGAACCGTACCGTGGTAACGGCCTTGGACGGCACTTCGATGAAAGAGCATGTCTTCACGCAAATCGACAGCGCTGTCGTCGTCAGCTAG
- a CDS encoding flagellar hook-basal body complex protein, with product MLRSMYSGVSGMRGFQTKLDVIGNNIANVNTVGFKAGRVMFKDILSQSMSGVTAPVEGTTGGVNAKQVGLGVAVSAIDTIHTPGSAMTTNVPTDLRIDGDGFFIVKPSSESDASYLTRAGNFTLDANRQLVNADGMLVASSEGEVPIQLDEAVTAFSISQSGEIVAIGADGNATGTGTFIGVAKVTNPGGLEKVGGNLYRVTANANADGTFEPTTAANAELGTGAIISGQLEMSNVDLTNEFTEMIVAQRGFQANSKIITTSDDILQEVVNLKR from the coding sequence ATGTTGCGTTCCATGTATTCCGGCGTATCCGGCATGCGCGGCTTCCAAACGAAGCTCGACGTCATCGGCAACAACATCGCAAACGTCAATACCGTAGGATTCAAAGCAGGGCGCGTCATGTTCAAGGACATCCTGAGCCAATCGATGTCCGGCGTTACGGCTCCCGTAGAGGGAACGACCGGCGGCGTGAATGCCAAGCAAGTGGGCCTGGGCGTCGCGGTTTCCGCGATCGACACGATCCACACGCCGGGCAGTGCCATGACGACGAACGTCCCGACGGACCTTCGGATCGACGGCGACGGATTTTTCATCGTGAAACCGTCCTCCGAAAGCGACGCCAGCTACTTGACCCGCGCCGGCAACTTCACGCTCGACGCGAACCGCCAGCTGGTTAACGCCGACGGCATGCTGGTCGCTTCCTCCGAGGGAGAAGTGCCGATCCAGCTCGACGAGGCGGTTACGGCATTCTCCATTTCGCAAAGCGGCGAGATCGTTGCGATCGGCGCCGACGGCAATGCGACCGGAACCGGCACCTTCATCGGCGTCGCGAAGGTCACCAACCCGGGCGGCCTGGAGAAAGTCGGCGGCAACCTGTACCGCGTGACGGCCAACGCCAACGCGGACGGCACGTTCGAACCGACGACGGCGGCGAACGCCGAACTCGGCACGGGCGCGATCATTTCCGGCCAATTGGAAATGTCGAACGTCGACCTGACGAACGAATTCACCGAAATGATCGTCGCACAGCGCGGTTTCCAAGCGAACTCCAAAATCATCACCACTTCGGACGATATTTTGCAAGAAGTCGTCAATCTGAAACGATAA